From the Candoia aspera isolate rCanAsp1 chromosome 3, rCanAsp1.hap2, whole genome shotgun sequence genome, the window aaaaatcaataaaatagggGTAGATAGCCAACAAATCTCAGATAACCAAACCAATCTAACAAAGATTACTTCAGTATAAAGGATAGAGTTTCTGCCCGAACTATCAGCTTTCAGTGTCTTAGGATGCAATCCTTTGGTCATGAGATTTCAACTTGTTCATTATGAGGAGGCATCCCCTACTTTTCTGTCAAGCTTAAACTGCAGTTCTGCTTCTTCAGCCAACTCTTCTCAATTCCCAGTAGCTTTAGGATGATGGTGCTAATCCATGTTAAGATTTCCAAAGAGGACTGTGGGTGTTGTTCTCATTTTCATCATCTTTTCTCTGTTCAACACCCTTTTTAGCATCAGTAGGCCAATAGTTCTGAGTGGGATTAGATTGCTTACTCTGCTTCAGATAATGTTCCCAGATACATCCAGTCTCCCTGCCTCATCTGTCttaattctttgcatttttttaattaaaaaaatataaagctggcttttaaatgtttaattgaaaaaaaaaagtgaaatgcagCATCAGCCTCTAACCTCAtatctaaaaatattttcaagactCACATGGGCCTCAGAGGCACTCTTAGAAAAAAAGATGGGAGATTGcacctgctcagaaaaaaaaaagtcaggctgATAGGAAGCATACCACAGGGAACTACAGATGATGGCCTCTAGTAATTTTTTATATTGTGACAGAACAGGCCCAACATGGCAGTGCCAGGGCAGTCATTTTGAGAGTGCTCACAACATAGTTGCATGATTTCAAATGTTCCTATAGCCCCCAAAAGATTGCCTGACCCTGATCTAAATTAGATGAAGGAACTTCCTTGGTTCTAGTTGCCTTTTGTAAAAGTACAGTCCACTTCTGAACTAATAGGAGGCTAACGTTATGCATGTGGCTTAGGAAGAGTCAGGAAACTGAGTATAGTCAGGAAACTATACTGAGCTTGGCAAAATGGCATACAGGGTACTTCCTATTAATTGTACCCAAACTTTTTTCAGCTGCACCATAATCCCTCTCCCCCGACCATACGTTAGGAGACCCTATATACCCCTTGAAAACATGTATATAAAGATAAGGGTTATCTTTCAGAGGAACTCAACCATAAAGTGTTTCTCTTTTAGATATGACTTCTAACTGGCAATTCCTGAACAGGGGCTCATGCAGAGAAACAAGGCAGTTGGCTTCTTCTGAATTAATCTGTTGCATCTTTGTATTAGCAGCAATCTAATTTAGAGATAAAGCCAAATTAGTTACCTCCAAACAGAAAATGATTGAAAAGAAGATTAGAGCAGTCAATCACAATGAAACACAAGCAGTAGATGGGAGCTTTTGGATTTAAGGAGCCTTTGATGATTTTCCAATTCAGCTTCTCATAGAACAATCTATTAGGGTATTACTTGCTGACTACAGAAGCCAATCAGAATGCCATCAGAATGAGGGAGGACTTCCAGATGCAATGAGTTTTCTCCATTAAactcaaaggaaaaacaaaaataaatgcactCAACAATTTCAACACCCTTTAAGTAGTACAGAACTATGCAGTGTAAAATGCTTTATagagtttaaaaaatgaacagaaatatataaaaatatgctgAACAAATCAGAGAATTTAGTTAGATGAAAATCCTCTTTGCTCCTCCCtaaaaaaatatccaaatgcTGACAATGCAGCTTACTATTACATTTTGAAGTAAGTGAACCAGTAGAGTATTATTATGGAGTGGAGAATGTAATCATTTGGGCAACTTGAAGGCACAGATGTTGCTTTTGTGAAGCCTCAGCTATTTAATCCAAACTCTTGGCTTAATTAGATAAATGTTTTGTACAAAGACAAGAACAAatactttgggggaaaaatgaaataagCTATATAAGCAGAGTTTGCTCTGAAAGTGACTGTGAACAGATATGAATCACCTCAGATATGCAATGCACTATAACACATTAAAATCTAATTGATTACTGAATAAAGGATGAGAACAAAATCTATCACAATCAAGCAACAACAGCTGCTTCACAAGGAAAAATCTTAAGATAGCAAACCAAAACATTATAAGCTGAAAATAATACTGCTGTGTTATTGCAAGAATGTGAAAGATACTCAGTTCCATTATCATGTACTAAGAAACAGTTACACTGATCAGCTTCTGTCTCTTCTATTAGAAAATCAGTCATTTGTTTGGAGATAAGAATCTTCCTTAGAATTTTTCATAAAGTAATTATAATTTTATCACTTGGTGTAATCTACAAATCTGTCTATTTTACTGTTTACTGTTGCATTCAGATAATTTAGGAAGTAGTTAAATAACACCAATTATCAACCAGAACTCTGAACTACTGTATATTCTGAAAATGGTCTACTTAATCCTGCTCTTTGCAATTATTAAGGATGGTAGTTTTCATCCAGAAGATACCCTGTTCGTATCATGATTAATGACTTTCATTATGGGCTTTTCAAACATGAAACCTCTTGAAAATCCAGACATGGGATATTTAAATCCttataaacacttttaaaaaattatgtacaTTAATGTACATTGATTAACTTCTGATTTCATGGTAaggtggcttttttaaaaaaaatgcacaaaggTTTAACTTCTGCACTCAAATACAACAAGGCCCGAGGATGTATAAACTTGCAGTTTTCCAATTAGTTTTATTACTTTATGAAATCTCTTGGAGGCATTTGTTCAGCTGTCCAGTAATCAAATGAGGAAAACCAACCACTCAGTTTCTTCTGCAGCAGGGAAAGACAAAGAGAGAACACTCTTTAGCTTTTCTGTAATTACTGCTTTTAAAATTCCAGGTTGATTGTAATGATCTTTTTACAATATTAATTAAAAGCCTGTTTCTGCTGTTATTTGCTCTTCAAGATGAAACTGAGTAAAATAGATAGCAGTTAGCTTCCTAAACATCACCACATCCCAAATTACACTTtttccaaccaacagaagctTTTCCCCAACCCAACCCCCTTTCTGACATTCATGTTTTACGGGCTGCTTTTACTGCAGCACCACCCTGGGCTGCATTTCActcttttggttttttttgtaatttcACCCTAAGCTCAGAATGTTTCTCAATTTGCTTTATTACAAAATTAGCAGAAAACCGAGGTGAGCTCTTGCAACAACTACCCCACTTTGACAAACAACATGCCATGAGAGGCAACAGAGCAATTTACTGAAACTGCTGAGAAGTGGTGCAATTGGATAAGCCAGCAAAGGACTGGAAAAAGATCACATTCCCCCATCTTGCTTTGAAAACTGGTACACGGTGTAATCAGGCAGGGCCCACCTAGGCTGAGATAGGAAGCTTTCATTTGCAGTGTTGCCGTCATCCTGAAAGCAGTGATTACCTTAATATCATTGTCAATTACATAAGGGATATCATACACCAGGGTGTGGTGTGCTGGGAAAGAACCACCTGTACTAAGAAAAGCAAGCAGTCAAAGCAGCGCCAGACATGCTGCTATCACCTGCTTTTTGCTGAtccttttttctgcatttctccTCGTTCTGAAGTACAGAGCATGTTATGCAAATGACAGgatgtttttatatattattctgtCTCCTTGTTTTAAGAAAGCAGACTGGAAACTTGGTTAGCTTGCCAAATGGCTTCTGACCAGAAACTATTTTATACCTTAGCAGTGACAAAATTCTGAGAAATGATTTTTCCAGAACTATGACAGAAAACAGGCATTTCGTCAGCAGTTACACAAGTCCTGGGAGGAAAGAGGTAATTAACAAAGCTAGCTATCTTCTCCACCAGGCCTCTCCCTATTACCTGTGCCCTGGGaagtattttcatttatttgtgaACATCCACAGAGTGTTCCATTTGGCTAAAACTCGAACAGGAGCACTATGGCTGAAAATTGCTACTATGGATCTCATTTCCATATCATCTCTCATTTCATCAGTGCATTAGCCTGACCAAGGGCTAAATCTCATTCAAACAATAAACACCCGTACAGAGAAACCAACATTCTTGTCCAACAATGCCAAAATATACTTTCCCGTTTCTTGTCAGTTtctttggccaaaaaaaaaacaaaaacaaacaaacaaaaacccctgGTCTTCCATCTCATTCCCCAAATGCTTTAGAATTCCTTTCAGTGGTGATTTTAAGCTTATGTTAGTGCTGTAAGGTAGAGCAGGCAGTATCTGAGGACAGGCAGGCTGGAGCTCAGCCCCCCAACTTTCCAGAGTATGGCAAGAAAACAGCTAGTGATGCACCGATCACAAACAATGGAAAGGGCTGAATTTGGGGagctcattttctttcttctatccAGGATTCTAAGGGTAGGAATGGGTGCTAGAGATCTTTAGCTTACATTTCCACCTTAAAAAGTCTTGAAATCACCATTTTCAGGCTGAATTTAGGCCAAAAAAGACCCCCAAAGGCCTTGAGGATTGAGTGTTTAAGGAGAGTGCTCCCATTTCCAATCTTAATATTGGGAGGAAATGTGCAATTTCCTGCCAAAATTTGGGAGTGCAGTCTTAGATACAGAAGCAGAAATTTGCCCGTGAaaccttcccttgggatttaactgaagcagGAAAAGCCAGAAAGGATGCAAGCAGATGTAAGGATTGTATAAAATAAGATTTGCCTACAACCTTCATCCACCTCCTGATTTCATTCAGAATATTCACTGAACCATCCTTCTTTGAAAATGTTTCAATTTCTTTTGCACTCAATTAGCAAAAAAATGCAGATGTTTCTAGCCCAGATCTTGTTCCATTGAAAGAAACAGGAATGATATACAGGCAACCTACCCAAACAGCGGAATAACTGGAACTGGTCCAGGGAATCAATCTATCCCCCTCACCAGCCCAAGAGGGCCAAATGATGGCCAAGTATGGAGCTTTAGGAGGCTCCACTCCTCCTCAAAATCCCTACCTCCTACTATAATTCATTGATTTCTTATGCAGGAGTCAAAAGGTCACTTGATGTGTGTTTTTGTTAAGATGAGTCAGCCCTGCTTGTAAAGGGTAAAATATGGAAGAGGGGTGTCATCTGAGGCTCTGTGGACCAGATGGGCTGAGTTGGTAGGCTGGATTAAGTTTATACAGGGTCCTGTTTCTTGTATAATATACATGTTTGAGGCATGAATTAAGGTAATAATTCATGGCAGCAGCATCTGAGGAAGAGAAAAGCTATTATCACTGCAGTATTAAGTAAGACTGTGGAAATTAACTACAATATTGTTGCTTTAATATTTAAAAGTGCACCTAGAGTTCTGGGGAACTGACACAACCCAGCACTGGCTTTAGCAGATGTTCATTATAAGCAGTAAAACCATTTGTATAAAGTAAAGGTGTCAATCCCCCGTTGTGCTGAGAGAAATGAATGTGTTTATTGTAACATTTAAATACCACCAATGCACTGTAAATCATTTCTTAATTGAGAGGCAGTTTTTCATGAATAGTCAGTTTGATCAATTCAAGCCTCCTgtttggttctttttaaaaagcacaagggaaatttatttttcattttaaaactttactagaaaaacataaatatatcCCTGACAACACTATATGCTTCCTTTCTCAGGAATATTGTTAAAAGAGACAATGATCAAATGACTGCCTTCAATTCACAGGAAAGATTTCAGTAGTGAATGACACATGAAAGGACAGATTGCCCTTCAGTTAAAACAAACAACCCTATTATGCAGGCAAACTTATTTAGTGATCTATGATTTATCAGTTGAATTAATACCAGTAAGCAGCCCTAAAAGATAGAACTTTCCAAAAAGCAAACAGAGACAAAGTGTTAATACTCACTTTTTTGTCTAAGTGATTATTTGATGGGATCTATTTTAAGATAATTGGGGCAGGTGGGGGAAGGACACAGACATACCCCACTTGAAAATCAGATTATTCCTCAGCTACCTTCTTTTGGTACTTGACCAGAAGTTTTGCTTTTTCCTGTAAGTTCTTGTCCGGAATGCAAGTTTACACTATTCTATGCATACTGATACTCTCCCTCTTTTTAAGTAGTTTTCTACTTGCCAATCAAAGTTTTCCAGGGAGCTTTGCTTTGGGGTGTTTAGTGGAGATAAATCATATTCCTGAAAAAAGTCTTTTAAAGCCTGTTGATTGGCTCCTCTGTGAATCTGATCAGTCTGTGATGTTGTTGAGAAGACATCATAGTTGAAGGGTGGTTGACAAAGACAGTCACTGTCTACAGAGGAAGGTGGAACCCTTTCTGGAGTGGACCTCACATCCTTTCTGTCCCTGGAGAAAGTGCATGTGCATGCTGGTGTTACAGCTGTCTGACAGTTCTTAAACTGATTGACAACATCTTCCTTCAGCTGATGTTTGGCATAAAACACGTTTTCTGACTTTACTACAGAGAATACTCTCTGGTTCTCAAGGTTTGTTGGTTCTACTGttatttcttcctgtttctctttaCACTGTGGAGACTGAGCACACTGTTCTTGTCTAGAGTAAGGCACAGTTCTGTTAGTGGATTCTGGGCAGCACTGCTGGGAAATTTCTGTGTCAAGGTAATATTTGTTCTGTCTAGTACATTTTTCTGGAGAGTCAAAGCAAACTCCCCTTGGAACATGGTGAGAGGCTGCCAATTTTAGTAGTTTTATCGGCTTTTCTCTCTTCTCGTTTTGCATGACTCGTTTAACTGATTCAGGAACTTTAGACTTCAGAGGTGAATAGTTTTCAGAACTCAAGTATTGCTGAAAATATACCTGACATGCCTCTTTCTTCACCACAGGGATAACGGAGCAGGGCTTTAGCCAAGCTACAAATTCCAAAAGCTCTTGGAAAGATGAGTGGTCAGAATAAGGAACAACATATATATTAGGGTGTTTGATTTTCACTGGTCTGCTGGTAGGGAAAATAGCTATGGTTGGATGACTCCGATTCCAGTTGATTATTGTTTCTTTGCAGATTTCTGAAAAACCCACAGCATGAATCCATCCAGCTCCTTCTTCAGAAGTGAAAAAGTCCTCCATCTCCAACAACTGCATAAGTTCCAACTTCTGGGGACTCACTACAATCCATGTATGAAATTCTTGGGCCAGTTCCACCAAAAGTGATTCCTTTCCCAAGTTATATATACCTACAAGATAGAAAACTCCTGTAAGCATTTCAAGAGCCAGGTAGCCTAACATTACAATAATTCAACCTTCAGAGTGGAATATATTCAACTATTATTATTACATCAAGTCAGAGCATTTGAAATAGTTGCAGCTTAGCAGTTGAA encodes:
- the DCLRE1B gene encoding 5' exonuclease Apollo; translated protein: MNGTLIAGTPIAVDFWNIRKAGQARSFFLSHMHSDHTVGLSSTWNQPVYCSPVTGQILHLRLKVAKQWIRPLEVGDSHVVALDEMGRETMTVTLIDANHCPGSVMFLFEGSFGVILYTGDFRYTPNMQQEPVLKNSKLINFLYLDNTNCHPEIVLPSRQQATEQIKRLIRGHPDHQVKIGIYNLGKESLLVELAQEFHTWIVVSPQKLELMQLLEMEDFFTSEEGAGWIHAVGFSEICKETIINWNRSHPTIAIFPTSRPVKIKHPNIYVVPYSDHSSFQELLEFVAWLKPCSVIPVVKKEACQVYFQQYLSSENYSPLKSKVPESVKRVMQNEKREKPIKLLKLAASHHVPRGVCFDSPEKCTRQNKYYLDTEISQQCCPESTNRTVPYSRQEQCAQSPQCKEKQEEITVEPTNLENQRVFSVVKSENVFYAKHQLKEDVVNQFKNCQTAVTPACTCTFSRDRKDVRSTPERVPPSSVDSDCLCQPPFNYDVFSTTSQTDQIHRGANQQALKDFFQEYDLSPLNTPKQSSLENFDWQVENYLKRGRVSVCIE